One stretch of Bombina bombina isolate aBomBom1 chromosome 7, aBomBom1.pri, whole genome shotgun sequence DNA includes these proteins:
- the LOC128636650 gene encoding olfactory receptor 1009-like, which yields MSAENYTMVVFFIIEGISDIPEIQTLIFVLVLLMYLIIFGGNMTILLLVCSDSKLHNPMYFFLVNLSIMDVFSATVTLHKTLLIFITGDNSVSPTACMIQLYMFTSLTNNELLILTAMSYDRYVAICNPLRYHMVMNYRLCVLLAFSCWTLGFIEITPILWAISGFNCYTSKMVNHFFCDIVPLMMITCSDTSLLALYLQLDGVVFGGMTPFIFTFISYVFIIITILRIRSREGRRKAFYTCSSHLTVVGLLYSTLGCQYLRPVSVETIDSNKLFSLFNTVAVPMLNPLIYSLKNKDVKSALIRRLRMHLMVT from the coding sequence ATGAGTGCTGAAAATTACACTATGgtggtattttttattattgaagGAATTTCAGATATACCAGAAATACAAACTCTAATTTTTGTCCTGGTTCTGCTCATGTATCTCATCATATTTGGTGGTAACATGACCATTCTTCTACTTGTTTGCTCAGATTCTAAACTACACAACCCAATGTATTTCTTCCTGGTTAACTTGTCCATCATGGATGTATTTTCTGCCACTGTCACTCTTCACAAAACCCTTCTCATTTTCATAACAGGGGACAACAGTGTATCTCCGACCGCCTGCATGATACAGCTGTATATGTTTACATCTCTGACGAACAACGAGCTGTTAATATTGACGGCCATGAGCTATGATCGATACGTAGCTATATGTAACCCCTTGCGTTATCACATGGTCATGAACTATAGACTATGTGTTCTTCTTGCTTTTAGCTGCTGGACGTTGGGTTTTATAGAAATCACACCAATCCTATGGGCTATATCTGGCTTTAATTGTTATACATCCAAGATGGTCAACCATTTCTTCTGTGACATTGTGCCACTAATGATGATCACTTGTAGTGACACCTCTTTATTAGCACTTTATTTACAACTTGACGGTGTTGTCTTTGGAGGAATGACTCCATTTATTTTTACCTTCATCTCTTATGTTTTCATTATAATCACCATACTGAGGATAAGATCCAGAGAAGGAAGACGTAAAGCCTTCTACACGTGTTCCTCACACCTGACTGTGGTTGGCCTTCTTTATTCAACTCTTGGTTGCCAATATCTGAGGCCGGTGTCTGTAGAAACTATAGATTCCAATAAACTTTTCTCTCTCTTTAACACAGTTGCTGTTCCAATGTTAAATCCTTTAATTTACAGCTTAAAAAACAAAGATGTGAAATCAGCTTTAATACGTAGACTAAGAATGCATTTGATGGTTACTTAA